Proteins from a genomic interval of Methanoplanus endosymbiosus:
- a CDS encoding MBL fold metallo-hydrolase, whose translation MKLTVLCDNNTIIDLYLTGEPALSFFIEDCGKNILFDTGYSDVFIKNAEELGISLLSVDYIVFSHNHNDHTGGFVFLKEMYENAAAAGISCKRPVIIAHPEIFRKTTLEGFGDIGSPLTEEEVITFADIMLSCDPVEITENITFIGEITENITFIGEITEKVSFEPPCDIGVYKDSAGNLVPDYQDDDTALFYSGENGLVVITGCSHKGICSIVKQAVKISGRSDLQDIIGGFHLLGADQKRLESTGEYFAGFAMKCIHPCHCTDLSAKIALAGYVPVEEIGSGSVLEY comes from the coding sequence ATGAAGCTTACAGTATTATGCGACAACAATACAATAATCGACCTCTACCTGACAGGGGAGCCGGCCCTCTCCTTTTTTATTGAGGACTGCGGGAAGAACATCCTCTTTGATACAGGCTACTCTGATGTTTTTATTAAAAATGCAGAGGAACTTGGAATCTCTCTATTATCTGTGGACTACATCGTCTTCTCACACAACCATAACGACCATACCGGCGGATTTGTCTTCCTAAAGGAGATGTATGAGAATGCAGCCGCTGCCGGTATCTCCTGTAAAAGGCCGGTTATCATCGCACACCCTGAAATATTCCGTAAAACTACGCTGGAGGGTTTTGGGGATATCGGTTCTCCACTGACTGAAGAAGAGGTCATCACATTTGCAGATATAATGCTCTCCTGTGACCCTGTAGAAATTACAGAAAATATTACATTCATCGGTGAAATTACAGAAAATATTACATTCATCGGTGAAATTACAGAAAAAGTCTCGTTTGAGCCTCCATGTGATATTGGAGTGTATAAAGACTCTGCCGGTAATTTAGTGCCGGACTATCAGGATGACGATACAGCTCTGTTTTATTCCGGTGAGAATGGTCTTGTGGTAATTACGGGATGTTCGCATAAAGGGATCTGCTCAATTGTGAAACAGGCTGTAAAGATCTCCGGCAGAAGTGATCTCCAGGATATTATCGGCGGATTTCACCTTCTTGGTGCTGACCAGAAGAGGCTTGAGAGTACCGGGGAGTACTTTGCCGGCTTTGCTATGAAGTGTATTCACCCGTGCCACTGCACTGACCTTTCAGCCAAGATTGCTCTTGCAGGGTATGTACCGGTTGAAGAAATTGGTTCGGGGTCTGTTCTGGAATATTGA
- a CDS encoding antitoxin VapB family protein, whose product MSSKSINISEEAYERLNSWKKSNDESFTDVIIRVLPQKRNLSEILECLEPIDEETAEEMKKAIDDEDSA is encoded by the coding sequence ATGAGTTCTAAAAGTATCAATATCTCCGAAGAGGCCTATGAAAGGCTCAACAGCTGGAAAAAGAGCAATGATGAAAGTTTTACTGATGTGATTATCAGAGTTCTGCCACAAAAAAGGAACTTATCTGAGATTCTTGAGTGTCTGGAACCTATTGATGAAGAAACAGCTGAAGAAATGAAAAAAGCCATAGATGATGAAGACAGTGCTTAA
- a CDS encoding type II toxin-antitoxin system VapC family toxin: MIILDSTFIIDLLAGKKDAIEFLREKEAEDVIITTTFVNILELHKGAFRSRNTQKEIDKINLFIDKFDYLGFSPEVNLIFGKISAYLKSCGKPAGQFDELIASIALLHNAHVVTNNTKDFSKIPGLKIIKH; this comes from the coding sequence ATGATAATTCTCGACAGCACTTTCATAATTGATCTTTTAGCCGGAAAAAAGGATGCTATCGAATTTTTAAGGGAAAAAGAAGCAGAAGATGTGATTATAACAACGACTTTTGTTAATATTTTAGAACTTCATAAGGGTGCCTTCAGGTCACGAAACACCCAAAAAGAGATTGATAAGATTAATCTGTTTATAGATAAATTCGATTACCTCGGCTTTTCTCCGGAAGTTAATCTTATATTTGGAAAGATATCTGCTTATCTTAAGAGTTGTGGAAAGCCGGCAGGACAATTTGATGAGCTTATAGCAAGCATCGCATTACTTCATAATGCTCATGTTGTTACAAATAATACAAAGGATTTCTCAAAGATTCCGGGCTTAAAAATAATTAAACACTAA
- a CDS encoding type II toxin-antitoxin system HicA family toxin: MTNKRLLPVSAKDMIKVFSKIGYEIERQRGSHVVMSKGEEILIIPNHNPVSKGTERELIKDAGLTVEEFNNLLKKH; this comes from the coding sequence ATGACAAACAAACGTCTTCTTCCTGTTTCTGCAAAGGATATGATTAAAGTATTCTCCAAAATAGGGTATGAGATTGAGAGACAGAGAGGGAGCCACGTAGTTATGTCTAAAGGAGAAGAAATCCTGATTATTCCAAATCACAATCCGGTCTCAAAAGGTACTGAAAGAGAACTCATAAAAGATGCCGGCCTTACTGTTGAGGAATTTAATAATCTTCTAAAAAAGCATTAA
- a CDS encoding type II toxin-antitoxin system HicB family antitoxin codes for MKLEIVLEEEEDGTYSVHCPALKGCHSQGSTKEEALQNIHEAIDLYLEVANDKARKLINQPKTTVVDIAV; via the coding sequence GTGAAACTCGAAATAGTTCTTGAAGAAGAAGAAGATGGCACATATTCCGTTCATTGTCCTGCCCTGAAGGGATGTCATTCACAGGGAAGCACAAAGGAAGAAGCACTGCAAAATATCCACGAGGCAATTGATCTTTATCTTGAAGTAGCAAATGATAAAGCCAGAAAACTGATTAACCAGCCAAAGACCACTGTCGTTGATATTGCCGTATGA
- a CDS encoding helix-turn-helix domain-containing protein encodes MDEILIFGELVKDIRLRKGLSQEKLAEKTSLDRTFISLIETGKSSPTLLTILKISGAFGLAPSELMLEFEKRLGEAEENKPEKTPGGKV; translated from the coding sequence ATGGATGAAATTCTGATTTTTGGGGAACTTGTAAAGGATATCCGGCTCAGGAAGGGACTGTCTCAGGAGAAGCTTGCTGAAAAAACCAGTCTTGACAGGACGTTTATCAGCCTTATTGAAACCGGAAAGAGCAGCCCGACTCTTCTTACTATTCTGAAAATTTCCGGAGCCTTTGGTCTTGCACCCTCTGAACTGATGCTTGAGTTTGAGAAGAGACTCGGAGAGGCAGAAGAGAATAAACCGGAAAAAACTCCGGGGGGAAAGGTTTGA
- a CDS encoding HNH endonuclease domain-containing protein, with translation MAMEIDISELAKINSIIEHDRTDATYKYALLRAVVDTCQKNRNLVIANATGDYPENSCEEINCDEVTIPIGIIIEKWIFYYYPLIESETFIPQKRGEPDGKHALLFRPQFEKLTDYYQCKGGLSAFYRDYSAGNIPDEIFPVFLSLVKDIRKTIADQPMKYLGRSYSNEYYSVFTPVRPLPAIKKEHAKDRSRLVRSGGCFTMSAGLAAVFEYFGAFISGEEGLLKKWASFSSAQDKSGLVNEAVVLEVLTVSPETERAVHEAKNTYNSLFENGYKPECVWSGKVIPDTESMAVDHMVPFSVWKNNDLWNLLPALNSVNSRKSDRIPSPALIERRSDAITGYWDILHENYPVRFEKEISVSLMRNSGSDRMDDCVTALADTCEYLTEIRGFEVFEG, from the coding sequence ATGGCAATGGAAATAGATATCTCCGAACTTGCTAAGATTAACTCAATAATCGAGCATGACCGGACAGATGCAACATACAAATATGCACTTCTCCGGGCTGTGGTCGATACCTGCCAGAAGAACAGGAATCTTGTTATAGCAAATGCAACTGGTGATTATCCGGAAAACTCCTGTGAAGAAATCAACTGTGATGAGGTAACAATCCCGATTGGAATTATTATTGAGAAATGGATCTTCTATTATTACCCCTTAATCGAGAGTGAAACATTCATCCCGCAGAAGAGGGGAGAACCGGACGGAAAACATGCCCTTCTTTTCAGACCGCAGTTTGAAAAACTTACAGACTATTATCAGTGTAAAGGTGGCCTTTCAGCTTTTTACAGAGATTACAGTGCCGGAAACATCCCGGATGAGATTTTCCCGGTATTCTTAAGCCTGGTAAAGGACATCAGAAAAACAATCGCAGATCAGCCTATGAAATACCTCGGCAGGTCATACAGCAATGAATATTACTCGGTATTCACACCTGTAAGGCCTCTTCCGGCAATAAAAAAAGAGCATGCAAAGGACAGGAGCCGGCTTGTCCGGTCGGGGGGCTGTTTCACGATGTCAGCCGGACTTGCTGCCGTCTTTGAGTACTTCGGTGCATTCATCTCCGGAGAAGAGGGCCTTTTGAAAAAATGGGCTTCCTTTTCTTCTGCTCAGGATAAAAGCGGACTTGTCAATGAAGCGGTGGTCCTTGAAGTGCTGACAGTATCGCCGGAGACTGAAAGGGCAGTACATGAGGCTAAAAATACATATAATTCTCTCTTTGAAAACGGATATAAGCCTGAGTGTGTCTGGTCCGGAAAAGTGATCCCTGATACTGAATCAATGGCGGTGGACCACATGGTCCCGTTCTCTGTCTGGAAGAACAACGACCTGTGGAATCTTCTTCCGGCTTTAAACTCTGTAAACTCCAGGAAAAGTGACAGAATACCGTCTCCGGCACTCATTGAGAGGAGGTCAGATGCAATAACCGGCTATTGGGATATTCTCCATGAGAACTACCCTGTCCGGTTTGAAAAGGAAATATCAGTCTCCCTGATGAGAAATTCCGGGTCTGACCGGATGGACGATTGTGTAACTGCCCTTGCTGATACCTGTGAGTATCTTACAGAAATAAGAGGGTTTGAGGTCTTTGAAGGATAA
- a CDS encoding type II toxin-antitoxin system VapC family toxin: MIIFDSTFLIDFMKSHNNPKKIKANRFFQEVLDSNEPFATTFVNVFEIYKGAYKSENIEKSLNYINDMLKIIPVLKFNEKYYSEYGDLSARLEKNGTPIGRFDELIAAITIYNGARLVTNNTKDFSRIPAIEVINH; the protein is encoded by the coding sequence ATGATTATTTTTGACTCAACCTTTTTAATTGACTTTATGAAAAGTCACAATAATCCTAAAAAAATAAAAGCAAATCGTTTCTTCCAGGAGGTTTTAGACAGTAATGAACCATTTGCAACAACTTTTGTTAATGTCTTTGAAATATACAAAGGTGCTTACAAATCTGAAAATATAGAGAAATCACTGAATTATATTAATGACATGCTAAAAATAATCCCGGTTCTGAAATTTAATGAAAAATATTATTCTGAGTATGGTGATTTGTCTGCAAGACTTGAAAAAAACGGAACACCAATCGGAAGATTTGATGAATTAATAGCAGCAATTACAATATATAATGGTGCAAGACTTGTAACAAACAACACAAAAGATTTTTCAAGAATTCCCGCCATTGAAGTAATCAATCACTAA
- a CDS encoding antitoxin VapB family protein, with the protein MPTKTVNLSEEAYERLKTWKNNDEESFSSLILRILPKHRTVREAYEEFHSKHEGLTEEEAEKMKKDIE; encoded by the coding sequence ATGCCAACTAAAACTGTAAACCTCTCAGAAGAAGCATATGAACGCCTTAAAACATGGAAAAATAATGATGAAGAAAGTTTTTCAAGTTTAATACTAAGAATCCTTCCAAAACACCGGACAGTCAGAGAAGCATATGAAGAATTTCATAGTAAACATGAGGGCCTGACCGAAGAAGAAGCTGAAAAAATGAAGAAGGACATAGAGTAA
- a CDS encoding DUF488 domain-containing protein → MYHDLNHLEKNGLIETDDDYVKLISDKFPEPEVGPRRAINYHISVFGEEDGETIRRYVYDNYPFYTIFSKTEKKESYVRDENGILTIGYEGRSVDDFILNLIKNKVSILVDVRKNPFSMKYGFSKKQISGYSEEIGIEYIHIPGLGIESSKRKNLKPEDYAALFSEYESDLINREKELGILRKLGKDKKIALMCFEKDSNFCHRGVIGKKLHSDGFCVENV, encoded by the coding sequence TTGTATCATGATCTGAACCATCTTGAAAAAAATGGACTTATAGAGACAGATGACGATTATGTAAAGCTAATATCTGATAAATTTCCGGAACCTGAAGTAGGCCCCCGGAGGGCAATAAATTATCACATATCTGTTTTTGGAGAAGAGGATGGAGAAACTATCAGAAGATATGTCTATGACAATTATCCGTTTTACACAATTTTCAGTAAGACTGAAAAGAAAGAATCCTATGTCAGGGATGAAAATGGTATTCTCACAATAGGATATGAAGGCAGAAGTGTCGATGATTTTATTTTGAACCTCATTAAAAACAAGGTTAGTATTCTGGTTGATGTACGAAAAAACCCTTTCAGCATGAAATACGGTTTTTCAAAGAAACAGATCTCAGGTTATTCTGAGGAGATAGGTATTGAATATATACACATTCCCGGTTTGGGCATAGAGAGTTCAAAGAGAAAAAATCTAAAGCCGGAAGATTATGCTGCTCTTTTTTCAGAATATGAATCTGATCTGATTAACAGAGAAAAAGAACTTGGAATTCTTCGCAAACTTGGAAAGGATAAAAAAATTGCCCTGATGTGTTTTGAAAAGGATTCAAATTTCTGCCACCGTGGAGTTATTGGGAAAAAACTTCATAGTGATGGTTTTTGTGTGGAGAATGTATAA